Proteins encoded by one window of Juglans regia cultivar Chandler chromosome 15, Walnut 2.0, whole genome shotgun sequence:
- the LOC118344696 gene encoding protein FAR1-RELATED SEQUENCE 12-like: MADSSDVFVAQEPIYNVDSDELEAESEDVQCDVNEDSVNVEDRVNVIPSSSSGPLEPFIGMVFEEVEDAQAFYKAYARRQGFAIRTNHTRLSKDDKTLCAVDYVCTRERF, encoded by the coding sequence GAGCCAATTTATAATGTTGATAGTGACGAACTTGAGGCTGAAAGTGAAGACGTTCAATGTGATGTGAATGAAGATAGTGTCAATGTTGAAGATAGAGTGAATGTGATTCCCTCTTCAAGTAGTGGTCCGTTAGAGCCATTCATTGGTATGGTTTTTGAGGAGGTCGAAGATGCCCAAGCATTTTACAAGGCATATGCAAGGCGACAAGGATTCGCAATCCGGACGAATCATACTCGATTGTCGAAAGATGATAAAACTCTTTGTGCAGTAGATTATGTTTGCACGAGGGAAAGATTTTGA